DNA from Doryrhamphus excisus isolate RoL2022-K1 chromosome 19, RoL_Dexc_1.0, whole genome shotgun sequence:
AAATCGCTTTGCCTGGCCCAAAATACTCAAGATTTCTTACAAGAGGAACAACTTCTACATCAAGATCAGACCGGGAGAGGTGCGTACTGCTGCTTGTATTCTGATTTGCTCGAAAGAGTGGAAACacaaatgatctgttccagcaTCAAACCCTTTATATAATGTACTGCACAATCTTTTAAGTCCACCTGTCATTTATTGACCTTACATCATAATTAAAGCTAACTAGCTTTCTGTCTTTGTACCTGAAAAGACGGAGCAGTTTGAGAGCACGGTGGGATTCAAACTCCAGAATCATCGATCAGCCAAACGGCTGTGGAAGGTCTGCGTGGAGAACCACAGCTTCTTCAGGTAGAAAACCATTCAGGACTACTGTACAGAACATGAAGGTGATTCATCCCTCCTTTTCATTTCCTAGACTCAACGCCCCAGAACAACCCACCAAGGCCCGCTTCTTGACTCTGGGCTCCAAGTTCCGCTACAGCGGACGCACGCAGAACCAAACCCGCCTGGCCAGCACGCTCATAGACCGCCCCGCCCCTGCTTTTGAACGCACCTCGTCAAAACGCATCAGCCGTAGTTTAGATGGAGGTAACTCGTAGGAATGCACTCCCATCTTCTACTGTCTGACCAGATACAGGAAATGGCTGCAGCTGTTTCCTGTCACACACGCACAAGTTGAAAACTGCAGAGTGTAATGAAAATACCCTGACTAGGAAATGAATGTGTCATGTAGATACCTCAAAGACTTCATACCAAATAGACGTTTTGGTTTTGAtatttgatgttgatgtttaataCAGTCAATCCCTGCACATGCGCCATTCAGCATTCATAGCACTGCAAATTAGCTCATTTTTGGTTATTAAAAATTACCTTTTGGGGCGGCAAATGCTCCTTAGGTGGAGCAGGTCAAGGTTGGCGGTTTGATCCTTACTCCCTCCACCCAGGACACTTTTTGCCCACCTTTgctccagtgctgcccacatTGATGTATGAATGCCAGTGAATGTGAGGGGTGGTTGGAGGAGGGGGTGTCCGTCAGACTACCTGGGGTAGTCCTGTGGTTGAGGACCCTTTCTTTACAGTATACTGTAagaatgacacttttttttagaattgtcttctttattttataatgtaagatTAATGCCAACATCAACAAACATAACCATGTAATGGAATTGTATCATTTGTAGGCTGTATCCAATTGttctgtttataaaatatattgaattGTCTGACACAAAGATATTTTTCcaatttaaatatgtttaataaGTATATGAGGCATATCTGGGGCTTAAGCCTGGACTACGACTGAACAATGGCAAGCGAATGGGCATGTCTGTCAAAAATAGACTTGTATCAAGGTGTATGCCAATTGTCCTGGAGTTTATTTAAAACAGCACACAGCCACATAATGGTGTTCCCGTCAATGTGTGATATTACCCCCTGCTGGTGGCCCTCATCCACTACaactaaatgtgttttatttctttctcaGCTCCAATGATCAGCATCACAGATACCAGCAGGGAGGCTGAGAACGGACGCGAACCTCACCTGGACCTCCACTCTGACTCCAAGGTGTGTTTCCATCACATGCAGTGAACTCATTTTGGAGTTCCATTTTTAACGTTGTTTGTGTGTTGATGAGAGCTGTGGGAGTGTGCCTCCATTAGGTGGATATCACCATGAAAGCAGAGGCCTACTACTATGTTATCATGTTGTCATGTACCAGTACGCGCTTTAACAGCTCGTAGTAGCCCAGCCCGGCAAGTTGGCGCCACATTTCTTAGCACAGGCGCAGGTTGACTgcatatacataatacatattgTTTACGCATGCCTCCTCTTTAAGCCTCCCGCCCTCCCCTTTCTCACTTTTATCCCTTTTTATCCCCTTTTcaaacccctcacacacaccccAGCACTCTCTCACCAGACTTTTTGACAGCAGTCGGGTTTCCATCCATATATTTATGATGTACTGGAAATTATTCCGGTTTCTTTAGACCAAGATGAAAAGTTACTAATTTTCAATAAGCCCTAACTGGTGTCAAAATAGTATATTGTGTAGTTGTACAGGATGTTAGCAGCACTAGCACAGCGTAGCTACAgtatgtgagctacagtgctaacattcactcacattttaacaataacaacattctagatcaggggtctcaaactcaatttacttgggccactggaactcgggtctgggcgaggctggggcgcatcaggttttccaaaaaaaaaaaaaaaaaacgcatttattaaaaacagaaaaatgaataaactttgctttggttctgattttctacaataaaagctctgataaaacattccactgttctcaaacaacatattgcgcaactgcagggtcttgagacacatgctaactcgcaaactagagtgctagcgacctaaacggtagcctccaagttatttcctttaaacttaaaaagccaaaaacataccacttccacacagatagggaggataactattaacagttatttaacctttaacatgaacattaatcaaacgtaataattttttctaacTTAAATCTCCCATGTCTCCGTGTAGCAGACTGACAAACGTCGACATGCCTCACATTTATGCTGCCTGTGAAGTCAACAACTTGTCATaactcacttgtaaacaaacattcactgtttcagaagcaaaaaaacatagtgtcatcagccacctgaaacaccAGCATCACTACAATGCTTGGAACGTGTTGTGACGTGGTGTAAGAAAAGTGTAAAAGGTTTGACTCCTGTACAGGTACAGTTGGTCTAATCCAACTTTGTTTAAGTCCCTTTTACCTCCATATGTGTACATAATATACAGAAAGAAAGTTATTGGGTATTGGCATTAGTCTGGAGAAGCAGACAGGTATCGGTGtcagcttgaaaaaaatattgtgcatcttaaaaaaaatataaagtctTACTTATTAGATAAATGAATCATCTGGAAACCTGACTGCTAGCTGCACTGTGCACTGAACTCTACCCTGCTGTGCTCACGTTTAGCCTTGTTTgtgctgttgttgatgttgtgaCTAATGTTGTCTCtttccccttctctctttaTTTCCCCTtcacacacattttatttatgccATGTCACTCTTGCATGCTTATTTTGGGCACAAACGtacggcctttttttttttcaaaatgaatttattatctTCTGTTCTGCTCTTTCACACGGTTTCTTTCCTCCTTGGTTGTTTGCTTGCTCTGCCAGTCAATCTTCATGTTTcctttctccttctcctcctcatcctcactcTCCTCCATACCCCCGTCACTCGACTCGATCTCCGAGCTCGACCACGGCTTGTCTGACATCTCCGAGGACGGCGACCTGACCGAGGACACGGCCGTCTTAAACGGTTGCTTAGAGTCATCATTAGTGGACCTCGAGCAccttacaaacaaacaaacaccccCGTCTTCATCGCCGGTCACACACCgccccctcacacacaccttGGAGCTTTCGCCCTTGGAGGAAGGTGATGAAAGTAAAGCGTCCAGACCGCCGAGCTGGCTGAGGGGCGTCGTGAAATACGTTTTCATAGTGCTGGGTTTTTGCTCGGCGTTGGGAAAGGCCAGGCTGGTGAAGGAGATATTTCTGGGTTTGACAGAGAGGCTGCGCTCGCTTCCTCTCACCGTGTCCAAGTCAGCTGGCAACGTGAAGGTTTTTATCGTCACCAGAGCCAAAAGCATGGCCGCCAGCGTCGCCGTGTCAAGATTGCGCCGGCTTGTAAACCACCTGGCATCAAAGTGGATGCAGCTGCGGGATGTCTTCTCCCACAGCTTGCAAGCCAGGTTCACAAGGCAGCCATGTTTGCCTCTTATCACTCACCATCCGTCCCCCTTTTTCGACCTCCCCACTTTGTCCTCGACTCCGTGGTCCCGCTCCCTTAGCGAGACAGTGCACCGCCGCCTGTCCCAGCCctccccattcctcctcccttGCCTCCTGGTGCTCTTCCTGCTGGCCGTGATGCTGACGGCGACCCGCTCTCTGGTCCTGGCCTTGGTTTTGGCCACGCCCCTCGGCCTGACCCTCTGCTACCTCGAGAGGCTGGTCTCCAGCCGACGAAGGGCCACTGCCGTGTCCGAGGAGGACGGGTCCAAGCGAGACTCCCTCCTCCTCGCGGACACGCAGATGTCCCCGCTCATCAGGCGTCACACGAGGACGCAGGAGATGTGCGACCCCGCTGCCTAAACCATTCACATACCCGCCGCTTTTATTCTTTTGGTCCCCCTGCGTGTCACCCACCCCCTCCTCTCCTGCCTCGTTGTTCCCTTTCCTTTTCCAGTCCTTACCTGTCAACAATTGCCTTTTCCTTGTGTATGGAAAGACTGGACTGCCCACTGCCATCGTACTGCACCATTGCTGTGGCACACGCGTGGACACCGTCACCATTGTCACCTGCACTCggtgaaagttaaaatatgggACAGTTAGGGGAAAGTATTTATATGGCAGGGTTGACGTGTACAACACTGATGTTTATAATATCCAGACAGTAGGATTGGACATAGTTAACAGATATGTTATATTAATAAGATGTATTGTATATGAAGAGCATTCAGGAAGTGCTTTATGATTGAATAGAAAGATTATGCATAAAGAAGATTTAGGatacatattacattatttggcAGAAGGTGCTAAATATTGAAACAGTAGTGAGATAGTACATGAGTTAGTACAGAGGTCATACTTCCCTTTTTTGCTTTTGAGGTAGTCCTCAGTAccgtatttcctcaaatagacGCCACACCCAAAATGGATGCATCATACACATGTCGTAAAAAGACACTTCCTTGTTTTCTCCTTGGGGAGAAACAACAGCGAGTGCCTGCCAGGCGGCTAGAATTGCCTTTAATCTAATAACCTACAAAAAGAcctggcatctgtaaagctgaaaattatttttttctgttaaaggaaaagtgcaatttttttttgcccatcatccacaatactAATGTGAGACATGGACACTTGTCTTTTCTCTTTTCCATGAGTGTGTAGTaccaggtacattcatgataacatggaaTACTTACGCTACTACACTactaacttttccaaactcagaaacaaatatgtacatatatctttagaacgcacagaaaggAGAGCCATGTTCTCATGTCTATCATAAGCATTATGGACGACGGGCAAACTTTGAAAGAAAAAGCAGTTTTAGTTTAAAGCGAAATAGCCTCAAAAATTGAAATGTGTATCCAGTAATCCCTTGCCATTTTGCGCTTAAAAATTTGCATCagtttgtcaaaaatatattcattaataaatcatacttttcatgattgaatacggcctattagtagtccaaaaatatttcacattttcaagcaaaaaaaatgaactacaatgcaaatataaggcaggattgaatgatctcacaacagacacaatcaTCCCTAGCACCAGCTACTGTTGCAGCtgtgaaactcaactctgaaccctcaaCATCACGTCAGCCACCCCCCCAACTATCttagcaccagaacacatttacagcaacacacaagtcttatttatgtcttaaatagcttattgtctcttattatgtctactacattgaaTATCATGAGCGTaatgggactataggggtgttatttcagggcttaaggactctaataatgttaagttaagttattagttataaagttgtatttcaaaggtcataaacaagtaaaaattataaaaaatatatttataaataaggattcCCACAGTACTGAAATACACTCATTATGGTTGGTCTGGAAATGATTAagtgcaataaacaagggattactgtaccagattttgttttggaaaaaaacatttttacaaatataccTCAATTACAGGGTTGTCCAAAATCCGTCCGGGGTGCCATTTACTGCCACCTATCCTCATAAGTGCTCCGTCGCTCTCGGCAGTTGTATATCTGAAGCACGATGTGAGGAAATACGATAACTGGTAGTCAATCAAGTGTATTACAGCAAGTAGATGTGACATGTCTGCTAACTTTTTTGGTGACTATATTTTGCCTTTTGTAGTGCAGCCAAAGAGATTAGTAGCGTAGAAGCTGTACATTGCGACAAATCCTAGCAAAGCACTTTAACACTTGCATTCAAAGTCATATTTATCATGCCTGATGGACTACCAcacattaaaatgcaaaatggGGGCTGTTTTGTTGCCCTGCATCTTACGTactattttgcacattttgattTTGTTATGTTCACCATCATGTATAATTTTAGACTAGTCCACAAAATCCTCAACACATACCACACTGTACCTTTTGAAATAGCAGTTGGTGTCATCCTATGCTCCGAATACCAACACCAACCTAGTCAGGCGATGACCGCTTCCCCCATCATCCATGTCACCGTTACTTTCTTCATGCCCCTCCATTATCTTATCCACCATCGCTACCGAAGGTTAAGGAGCCAGATTTCATCCCTGGCAGTATGGAAGCCACGCCCGCTCAGGTCTGTAGGGGGCGGGGGTTGTCGTACCCGGCATGCTTTGCTTGCAGTATATGGAAAAAGATGAATTTGATGTTGGTGGGTGTGCTTTTACGACCCTGGCATGATGACACAGAATCGGTTTGCCAGTCTGCAATCGACAGGAAGCAGACTGGACTGGTTTTACTTTTCCGACAGATTGGGTCTGATGGTAAAAACTGGTCCTGAGGGTGTGCTTGGTGTGCTTGTTGGTAAATTGGTGTTCCATTGGTTCTTTTGATTTATATTGATTTATGCTTATttctaagttttttttatattttaatatttctcattgtgtgtttttttttatttatttttgaattagtTTTTAAAGCACATTAACTTATTTTTCCCTCCCCCATTtctgtgtgtgctgtgtgtcCGCCCTCCAGAGTCCGGTGAGAGTGCGTGGGGATAATATTTATGTGAGGCACAGTAAATTGATGTTAGAGGTTGGTACTGCTGTCGTGTTTGATGGCTGAATCTGAATCAGATCGACCTTTGGCGTTTTCCCCTGTGTGCATCCGGCGCCATCGGACCTGGCCACTTCTCCGCACTCTCAGGCTCTTGTTTGCATGCCCGCTATCTTTCTTTGTGAACGTTTTTAGTTTTGCTGCTGATGTTGTTGACGTTGAGAATGTCGCGGCGTGCAACGGTCCAAACTTCACACAGCTACCCTTCTGATGAGCTATGGCGTATACTTGCATTACAAGTATTTagactgtatattatattatgaagcAGAAACCAGTTTtccaacacaacaaacacacctccaagatgacaagaAGCACACGGTAACATCCACCAGCTACCCCagtcatcatgtcatcatggaggagtggtGGAGGATTCCAGTAACAACCTGTAAGGCTCATTTAGTCAATtgatacaagctgtacactgactactctaatgtATATCCAAAGGTATAAACGCCATTACAAGGAGTAGCTGCTTTGTGAACTGTGGCTGTCGTGCATGGACTGTGCATGTAGAATGCTGCTTTGAGGCCTCCGTATTTATTAGGCTGCTGAAAGGTTTTTGATAACCACTTTGGCCTAACCCCGACTAACCCTGCTTGGATAACCTCCACGAGGAAACATCCCTCCTCCTGTTTTCAGATGATTGTTTTGCCCGTGTGGAGTGATGCGTGGTAACATactaaaagcaaaaatatacaCTGCATTTTCCGAGGCAACATGGAGGCGATAACACAGCAGGGTGACCTGTTAGTGGACTTGGAGCAACCTGGCTGGTCTAAATCTCATTACAAGCAAGACTGACCCGAATAGTTCTGTTTTCGCCTCCATGTTGTTAAGTCTTCCTGGTAATGATCCTGGTAATGCCAATTCAAGAAGAGATGGAGTTGCCTTGTTTCACTGCAGCCAACATGCTACACACACATGGCCACAGTGAAACATGGCATTCTTCTCAACATCCTGATTGACAgcctaatgcaggggtgtccaaagtgtggcccgggggcaaTTTGcggcccgttttttttttttgtttattgtgttAAGTAGTAGAAAAACAATGCGACAACTGcaaaaaagttaacattttaaaaatacatgtttttttttttcatctttaacACAAAGCCCACAATCTTTACATCTTTAATAAtgtctgataatgtttttttcatcaagcaTTGAAATTTCACACTTGGTTCAGTGGTCATTGAACTCACCATCGCTGTGAGAagcaaaaccaaaacatgtatACAGTAACACCTGTTtctttgtggttaattggttcctgatCTGCAATGAAAGTCtgttgcttgtgtgtctcacacaacatgactgacaccttgtgaccagaGTAAAATAGGACATGCCATTACAGTGTTTTTGACTGTACATTTCCATGCTTagaaatgcttcatttatgaaaaaaaataggtAAAATATGTTTAGCATATTTGTTGAGTAATAATTTCAACCAAAACCAGCAGGGTTGAAAGATATATATTTGAACCTGTGATAGAGTGTcccacttgtccctctaagtGGGGACTTACCACATGTAGCTCTTCATCATGACCACTTATCGGTTACAAAactaaaaatgtctaaattgaCCAATTGCCGCCcccagtggaaaaagtttggacaccccatacCAACTGTTCCTATGACCAAATGTTCTCATCCATCCCTCTCTCCCCTGTTATCCCTCCCCCTCTCATCTGTCCTTCCTTACTGcccccccatccacccatcctaaCCTCAATCCCACCCTTCCCCCCGCACTTACCTTTTATCAGGACCATGATAAGACCCAAGAGGAGGTACTGAAACACCAAGCTAGCATTAGCGAGCTAAAGCGCTCCTTTATGGAGGcgccgcccccctcccctcctcagCTCAACCTGTGGGAGCAGCGTCTGACCTCGTCTCCGGCCACGGCGACGCGTGCACAACAGCAGACAGTGGTACGTCTCGTCCAGGGGAGGGCGCTTCCTTACCTGCCTTTCCGTTCTCTAGTCACAACTAGAGGATGCCTGGTGGGACACATGGTGGTGGTCTACGCCAGTAGATTCTGACTTGTGGCATGTTGGCATCCCGCTGCCGAGCGGTACGAGTGTGGGTGAAATGCTGGCAGTGACGTTTTGACGTGTGTGTGACGCAGGTGACTGACACGGAGGCCGCCGCAGCTGCTAACGGCGACGCCAAAGAACCCGCCAAGGTGCTCTAACCTCActtgctctctctctccgcCTGTCCAGCTTCACGGTGTCCTCCATTCCAGCTTCATCCTGTCTCTTACCTCCACAGTGGAACACCTGCTCATATTCCATCACTTCCttttgtcttcatatttttatgttcaatgatcatattttgctttttttgtctcccacgctgtgtgtgtgtgtgcgtgcgcgctcgttccgtgtgcatgtgtttgtgcactacgtgtgtgtgtttagacgACGGAAGTTGAAATTGAGGAAACGGTTGTCGTCCAAGAGATTTCCAAAGTGCCCAAAGCCGCAGAGGAGCttcacacacaggaagtgaaagatgGAGCGGGGCTCCAGAAGAAGCGCGAGAGCGTCTCGTCGGAGAGCGAGAGCGACGACGAAGCTGAATATCACCCCAATGTCTCTGTGTCCATCTCCCACACTCAAATACCcgaggagaaagaggaggatgaggaagaagagCAGAAGGAGGAGAAGCTCGGTGCCGCTTCCTCGCCTGTTGAGCCTGAGCAGGCCGCAGCCGCTGTAGTGGAAGAAGAGAAGCAAAGCCCATTGGAGGGGAAGAAGGAAGTGAGCACAGAAGAACCGATGGTGACGCCCGACAAAGCTCCCAATGGAATCACCTCGCATGAAGAAGCGCTGTCCGTTACCGCGGAGGAAGAAGAGGTGCCCAAAGTGAACGGGGAGGCCTCGGTGGCGGAGGCGCGGCCGCATGTTATTTGTTGTACTGAGGTAAAGTCTGCGCCACCTGCGGAGCTCTCCTGGGGTTTCAACCCTTCCTTACCTGCCGTCCACCTACCTTTTTTCTTTCCTGCTTCCCATTATCGCCGTATCCTTCCTGCTTGTACATGAATATTGAAGTACCCCACGCACATCTGCACACTTAGATGCCACCATAGTGTCCTGGAAGTGTGTTGGCATGGATGCTGGAATTTAGGCTGTTTAGAAGTGCTTTAACCGAGCCCCACTGGGAACACGCTGCTCTGGGtgcctgtagctttaatgctaatgagctatcACAGCTGACACAGCATTTGTCCAACGTAATTGATGCCAGATATCACATCAGAAGCAGGACAGGAAAACACACACGTTAgtatagctatgtgagctacagcgctaacagcaacatcatgctaggttagccgaTTTGCTGGAGAAACttatttttaagatgtgtagcgaagcctggggAAGGCGGTACAGTGTTCTTGATTTCACTTTCACAACCTTGCAAATGAGTGGATTTTTGGTCAAgtgttgctatttttatttctcaGAAAATGGTCAGgaatcatttcattcataaagTAGCCGCTGGTCATCACTGAAAGCAAAAAATATGCCAATGATAAgtcatatttatgtgttttaagTATTAGATGAAAAGTCCATATTACAAGATACAAACTGCACAAACTCCCTTGAAAAAGAGTTTGTCCATCAACTTTTTGGGtatcataattctgacatattatctcgtaattttgactttttacttcATATTAATGACTTggctttttctctcataattatgacttaactTTGGGATATTTGATGTCTGTCAGTGGCGGAAACAATTGAGATTTCCATGTGAATGAGATATTTCCTGCCCTAAAAGGTTATAGCGATTATAGTGATGATAAATGGATAACAAACATGGAGACACATACGGCTGTTAGAATATCATTATTCATCATGGAGGACCTTCAAGCGGGTCCTCCAACCTTTTACGTGTCACATGCTCATTCATTGTGTTTATACATTTCATACCATCAACGCCACatagtttttgtgtgtgtgtgttgcatttaCTTGTCCTACTGGCtgctgtgcatttgtgtgttgtGATGTAAAAGAGGGCATGGAAAGTGCATGATGCTTCTTTTTAGCAAATATTCTCCCTCCATGTACAGTGATGTGTGTAGGGTGTATTCCTCTGGATGGTTATTGGTTTGTAGCTATAGCAACATGGTGAAAAAGCTCTCTGCATGTGTTGTGTACCTATGCTAGACGGTGCTACgtgctgctgtgtgtttttgtgcatgcTGCATGTCGACACCAAAGATGCTCCGTAGTTGTGTTTGATGAT
Protein-coding regions in this window:
- the epb41l2 gene encoding band 4.1-like protein 2 isoform X6, which produces MTTEAGSETEVKENAEEKSADQLDQSEKTTEGTQEVAATEAEERQTEKQKEKEGKGITRYLPTWFKKQKSQSQTSPTKEVPPTEELSIKVNQEEAHVPEVNGHAEEAEEKEVVSPQQQQQQVKEKEAESHSNASADTEPAGEGKVDESAQKSPERTEETTKEGAKEEVDKEGGQGQTFIFQSPLRLVRKNKMKLVVCHVTLLDGSDFTCEVEKRAKGLFLFFKVCEHLNLLEKDYFGLTYKDHHEHKCWLDPTKEIKRQIRSNNWQFAFNVKFYPPDPSLLSEDITRYLLCLQLREDVASGRLPCSFVTHSLLGSYTLQAEMGDYEPDQCRPLDYISQLTSAPNQSKEMEEKILELHKSHKGMTPAQADCQFLENAKKLSMYGVDLHHAKDCEGVDILLGVCANGLLVYKDRLRINRFAWPKILKISYKRNNFYIKIRPGETEQFESTVGFKLQNHRSAKRLWKVCVENHSFFRLNAPEQPTKARFLTLGSKFRYSGRTQNQTRLASTLIDRPAPAFERTSSKRISRSLDGAPMISITDTSREAENGREPHLDLHSDSKSIFMFPFSFSSSSSLSSIPPSLDSISELDHGLSDISEDGDLTEDTAVLNGCLESSLVDLEHLTNKQTPPSSSPVTHRPLTHTLELSPLEEGDESKASRPPSWLRGVVKYVFIVLGFCSALGKARLVKEIFLGLTERLRSLPLTVSKSAGNVKVFIVTRAKSMAASVAVSRLRRLVNHLASKWMQLRDVFSHSLQARFTRQPCLPLITHHPSPFFDLPTLSSTPWSRSLSETVHRRLSQPSPFLLPCLLVLFLLAVMLTATRSLVLALVLATPLGLTLCYLERLVSSRRRATAVSEEDGSKRDSLLLADTQMSPLIRRHTRTQEMCDPAA